The following DNA comes from Micromonospora chokoriensis.
GTGCAGAGCGACCTGACCGCGCTGACCCAGCTCGCCCCGGTGATCCTGGGCGCAGCCCTCGTGCTCGTGCTGCTCGGACACCGCCTCGACATCCTCGCCCTGGGCGACGACACCGCCACCGTGCTCGGCCTCGACGTACGGCGTACCCGGCTCATCGTCATGGTGCTGGCCGTGCTGCTCTCCGCCGCCGCGGTCACCCTCACCGGCCCGGTCGGCTTCGTCGGCCTGTGCGCCCCGGTCATCGTGCGGCTGCTCGGCCCCGTGGTGCCGGGGGTGCACCGGCACCGCGTCCTGCTGCCGTTGTCCGGCATCGCCGGGGTCATCATCGTGCTCGGCTCCGACGTGCTGCTCCGGGCCGCGATGGGCGGGCAGGCCGGTGTGGACATCCCGACCGGCGTGGTCACCACCCTGTTCGGCGCGGCGATCCTCATCTGGCTGGCCCGCCGGCACCGCGACGCGGGCCCCACCCGCCGCCCGCCCGGCGGGCACGCGGCCGTCCGCTCCGCCGCCTTCCACCGTGGCGTCGTCGCCGTCACCGCCGTCGTGACCATCTGCGCCGTGGCGGTCGGCATGCTCCTCGGCGACACGTGGGTGCTGCTCGGGGATGTCGTCAACTGGATCAACGGCAGCACCGGGCCCGCGTACACCTTCGTGCTGGACCAGCGGTGGCCGCGCGTCGCCGCGGCGGTCCTGGCCGGCGCGGCGCTCGCGGTCGCCGGCACCACAGTGCAGGCGGTCTGCCGCAACCCGCTGGCCGAACCCGGCATCCTCGGCATCACCGCCGGTGCCGGGCTCGGGGCGGTCACCCTGCTCACCTTCGTGCCGTTGGCCGGCGTGTGGGCCGTCTCCGGCGTCGCCGGGCTCGGCGCGATGGCGGCGTTCGCCCTGGTGTACGGCCTGGCCTGGCGCGGTGGGCTGAGTTCCGACCGGCTGGTGCTGATCGGCTTCGGCGCCTGGCAGGGCGGCATGGCAGTGATCACCTTCCTGGTCGTCGCCTTCGACCCGTGGAACACCGGGAAGGCGTTGACCTGGCTCTCCGGCTCCACCTACGGGCGGACGCCGACCCAGGTGCTGCCGGTGCTGATCGCCCTGCTCGTGCTCACCCCGGCAGTGGTCGCCGCCCGTCGGGAGCTCGACCTGATGGCGTTGGACGACGACACGCCCCGGGTGCTGGGCGTCCGCCTGGAACGCACCCGGTTGGTGGCGCTCGGCGCGGCGGCGCTGCTCACGTCCACCGCGGTCTCGGCCGTCGGGGTCATCGGCTTCGTCGGCCTGGTCGCCCCGCACGCCGCGCGGGCCCTGGTGGGCGGGCGGCACTCCCGGGTGCTTCCGGTGGCCGCCCTGCTCGGCGCGGCGCTGGTCAGCATCGCCGACACCCTCGGCCGGACGATCATCGCCCCGGCCCAGGTCCCCGCCGGCCTGGTCACCGCCATGATCGGCACCCCGTACTTCGTCTGGTTGCTGTGGCGCTCCCGCGCCGTGACGAACAACCCCCGCTAGCCGTCGAGCCGAGAGAGGCACCATGACCAAGACCCTGCCCATCGCCCCCTGGCGCGTGTTCACCGTCACCGTCGCGGCGCTACGCCGACTCAGCCCGTCCTTCGTCCGGGTGACCTTCACCGGCGTCGACCTCGACCGCTTCGCGGACAACGGGTACGACCAGCGGATCAAGCTGGTGCTGCCGGTGCCCGGTCACCACGGGGTGAACCTCGCCGGTGGCGCGGACTGGTACGCGGCCTGGCGGGCTCTGCCGGAGCACCTGCGCAACCCGATCCGCACCTACACCGTGCGGGCGGTCCGGCCCCACCTGGCCGAGGTCGACGTCGACCTGGTGCTGCACGGCGACGGTGGTCCGGCGACGCGCTGGGCGCGACGGGCGAGCGTCGGCGACGAGATCGCCCTCGTCGGTCCGGACGCGGGCTACGACGGCAACCACGGCGGCATCGAGTTCCGGCCGTCGACCGGGAGCTGCCTGCTGCTGGCCGGGGACGAGACCGCCGTGCCGGCGATCGCCGGCATCTGCGAGCGGCTCCCCCTCGACACCCGGGGCACGGTCCTGCTGGAGGTGCCCGACGCCGACGACGTGTTGCCGCTGGTCACGCCCCCGGGCATCGAGGTCCGCTGGCTTCCTCGGGGCCTCGACGCACACGGCAGCCGGCTGGTGCCGGCGGTCGCCGCCGCAGCGGAGGAACTGCTGCTCCCCGGCCCGTCCGGGACCGGGCAACCCGTCGCCGACCTGGACGTGGACACCGAGATCCTGTGGGAGGTCCCCGAGGAGGTGGCCGCGGCACCCCTGTACGCGTGGTTGGCCGGGGAGGCCGGCGTGATCCGCACCCTGCGGCGGCACCTGGTCTCCGAGCGGGGGCTGGACCGACGGGCGGTGGCCTTCATGGGTTACTGGCGTCTCGGGCACGCCGACCCCGCCTGACCGCCGCGAGCCGCAGACCGGGGCGGGCCGTGAGGTGCGTCGGCGGGGGCGCGGTGCGTACAGTTTCGGGTCGGACTTGGGGCGAGCCGGGGTGACCCGGCACGGGATACGGGACGAGACGACGACGCATGACGGTGGACAACATTACCGAAAACGGTCAGAAGGGCATCGACCGCGACCGCGGTCCCCAGGGCATTGACCGAGAACGGCTGGAGACCTGCCTCAGCGTCTTCGAGGCGTTGGAGGCGCTGCCGTCGGACCACCCGGACGTGGTGCGGGTACAGCGGGCCACCGCCCGTCTCTACAAGGTGGTCAAGCAGCGGCGACGGGAGGAGCGGCGGGACGCCATCCTCGCCGCCGACCGGGCGGTGACGGAGGCCACCGCCACCGGCGCACCGGGACGGATCGACGACGAGACCCAGGGCATCCCGCTCGCGTCGTCGGTCGCGGGCGAGACGGCGGGCTTCCTGCACAACCCGCGC
Coding sequences within:
- a CDS encoding iron ABC transporter permease — translated: MNAPPRPESATRPAPGGRLAVPRVAGVFVAAILLLLVVGAVHLTQGTSTVGALDLLRLVTGGDDEAARVLIASRLPRLLAGLAIGVALGFAGAALQSIARNPLASPDTLAVNAGAHLAIVTVAAFGISLPALPAGGLAFGGGLAAAGLVMAMSAGGQAGTTRLILAGSATALALGSVTTLLLLLFEQATIGLFAWGNGSLVQSDLTALTQLAPVILGAALVLVLLGHRLDILALGDDTATVLGLDVRRTRLIVMVLAVLLSAAAVTLTGPVGFVGLCAPVIVRLLGPVVPGVHRHRVLLPLSGIAGVIIVLGSDVLLRAAMGGQAGVDIPTGVVTTLFGAAILIWLARRHRDAGPTRRPPGGHAAVRSAAFHRGVVAVTAVVTICAVAVGMLLGDTWVLLGDVVNWINGSTGPAYTFVLDQRWPRVAAAVLAGAALAVAGTTVQAVCRNPLAEPGILGITAGAGLGAVTLLTFVPLAGVWAVSGVAGLGAMAAFALVYGLAWRGGLSSDRLVLIGFGAWQGGMAVITFLVVAFDPWNTGKALTWLSGSTYGRTPTQVLPVLIALLVLTPAVVAARRELDLMALDDDTPRVLGVRLERTRLVALGAAALLTSTAVSAVGVIGFVGLVAPHAARALVGGRHSRVLPVAALLGAALVSIADTLGRTIIAPAQVPAGLVTAMIGTPYFVWLLWRSRAVTNNPR
- a CDS encoding siderophore-interacting protein, encoding MTKTLPIAPWRVFTVTVAALRRLSPSFVRVTFTGVDLDRFADNGYDQRIKLVLPVPGHHGVNLAGGADWYAAWRALPEHLRNPIRTYTVRAVRPHLAEVDVDLVLHGDGGPATRWARRASVGDEIALVGPDAGYDGNHGGIEFRPSTGSCLLLAGDETAVPAIAGICERLPLDTRGTVLLEVPDADDVLPLVTPPGIEVRWLPRGLDAHGSRLVPAVAAAAEELLLPGPSGTGQPVADLDVDTEILWEVPEEVAAAPLYAWLAGEAGVIRTLRRHLVSERGLDRRAVAFMGYWRLGHADPA